A single window of Microbispora hainanensis DNA harbors:
- a CDS encoding DUF3263 domain-containing protein, which yields MDTEPAGGDGPDLSDRDREMLAFERQWWRYAGAKEQAIREAFGISATRYYQLLGEIIDRPEALEHDPMLVKRLRRMRAGRRRDRSARRFGFNS from the coding sequence ATGGACACCGAACCGGCCGGCGGCGACGGGCCGGACCTCTCGGACCGCGACCGCGAGATGCTCGCGTTCGAGCGCCAGTGGTGGCGTTACGCGGGCGCCAAGGAACAGGCGATCAGGGAGGCGTTCGGCATCTCCGCGACCCGGTACTACCAGTTACTCGGGGAGATCATCGACCGGCCCGAAGCGCTGGAGCACGACCCCATGCTCGTCAAGCGGCTGCGCCGGATGAGAGCCGGGAGGCGGCGCGACCGCTCGGCCCGCCGCTTCGGGTTCAACTCCTAG
- a CDS encoding SAM hydrolase/SAM-dependent halogenase family protein, translating into MSSVITLLTDYGLEDGYVAACHGVIAGIAPQARIIDVGHLVPSGDVRRGAAILAQTLPYLPAGVHLAVVDPAVGGNRRPVAVEAGGRVFLGPDNGILSWAVRAAGGADAAYEITNKDLCLENVSPTFPGRDLFAPVAAHLCTGRSVADVGPPMPVDRLVTLPAPTCRLRDGAAEGEVLSVDRHGNVQLSITATDMAEIGVRLGDTVAVWLGRRQVAVPYRETFTAVPPGDLVAFTDSAGLVAMAINAGDASDRLGLPPGAHVRLSPGR; encoded by the coding sequence GTGAGCTCTGTAATCACGCTTCTGACCGACTACGGGCTGGAGGACGGGTACGTCGCCGCGTGCCACGGCGTGATCGCGGGCATCGCCCCGCAGGCTCGGATCATCGACGTGGGCCATCTCGTCCCCTCCGGGGACGTACGCCGCGGCGCGGCCATCCTCGCGCAGACCCTGCCCTACCTGCCGGCGGGCGTCCACCTGGCGGTGGTCGATCCCGCGGTGGGCGGCAACCGGCGACCGGTCGCCGTGGAGGCGGGGGGACGGGTGTTCCTCGGCCCCGACAACGGCATCCTGTCATGGGCCGTCCGCGCCGCGGGGGGCGCCGACGCCGCCTACGAGATCACGAACAAGGACCTGTGCCTGGAGAACGTCTCTCCGACCTTCCCGGGACGGGACCTGTTCGCCCCGGTGGCCGCCCACCTGTGCACCGGACGCTCGGTCGCCGACGTGGGGCCGCCGATGCCGGTGGACCGCCTGGTGACCCTGCCCGCGCCGACCTGCCGGTTGCGGGACGGCGCGGCCGAGGGCGAGGTGCTGTCGGTGGACAGGCACGGCAACGTCCAGTTGTCGATCACCGCCACCGACATGGCCGAGATCGGCGTACGGCTCGGCGACACCGTCGCCGTGTGGCTGGGGCGCCGCCAGGTCGCCGTGCCGTACCGGGAGACGTTCACCGCCGTGCCGCCCGGCGACCTGGTGGCGTTCACCGACTCCGCCGGGCTGGTCGCGATGGCGATCAACGCCGGGGACGCCTCCGACCGCCTGGGTCTGCCCCCGGGCGCGCACGTACGGCTGTCGCCCGGGCGCTGA
- a CDS encoding ABC transporter ATP-binding protein, whose amino-acid sequence MKANAESILEVRDLVKHFPLTQGIVVKRQIGAIKAVDGVSFDLHRGETLGIVGESGCGKSTLAKLLMALERPTSGSVRIHGRDIASARGAELKRMRRNIQMVMQDPYTSLNPRMTVGDIVGEPFEIHTDVVPKGGRRRRVQELLEVVGLNPDHINRYPHQFSGGQRQRIGIARGLALQPEIIICDEPVSALDVSIQAQVMNLLERLQNEFDLAYIFIAHDLSVVRHISDRVAVMYLGKIVELGSDAQIYEGPTHPYTQALLSAVPVPDPEGRETRQRIILQGDPPSPANPPSGCHFRTRCWKAQDICAEQTPALEPRPGSDHPSACHFAEVRDVVNAQ is encoded by the coding sequence ATGAAGGCGAACGCTGAGTCGATCCTCGAAGTCCGCGACCTCGTCAAGCACTTCCCGCTCACCCAGGGCATCGTCGTCAAGCGGCAGATCGGCGCGATCAAGGCCGTCGACGGGGTCTCCTTCGACCTGCACCGGGGCGAGACGCTCGGGATCGTCGGCGAGTCGGGCTGTGGCAAGTCCACCCTGGCCAAGCTGCTGATGGCGCTGGAGCGGCCCACCTCGGGCTCCGTACGCATCCATGGCAGGGACATCGCCTCGGCCAGGGGCGCCGAGCTCAAGCGGATGCGCCGCAACATCCAGATGGTCATGCAGGACCCCTACACCTCGCTGAACCCGCGGATGACCGTCGGCGACATCGTGGGGGAGCCGTTCGAGATCCACACGGACGTCGTGCCGAAGGGCGGCCGCCGGCGCCGGGTGCAGGAACTGCTCGAAGTGGTGGGCCTCAACCCCGACCACATCAACCGCTACCCGCACCAGTTCTCCGGCGGCCAGCGTCAGCGCATCGGCATCGCCCGCGGCCTGGCGCTCCAGCCTGAGATCATCATCTGCGACGAGCCGGTCTCCGCGCTCGACGTGTCGATCCAGGCCCAGGTCATGAACCTGCTGGAGCGGCTGCAGAACGAGTTCGACCTCGCGTACATCTTCATCGCGCACGACCTGTCGGTGGTCCGCCACATCTCCGACCGGGTCGCGGTGATGTACCTCGGCAAGATCGTCGAGCTGGGCAGCGACGCCCAGATCTACGAAGGCCCGACCCACCCGTACACCCAGGCGCTGCTGTCGGCCGTGCCCGTGCCCGACCCCGAGGGCCGGGAGACCCGCCAGCGGATCATCCTGCAGGGCGACCCGCCCTCGCCGGCCAACCCGCCGTCGGGCTGCCACTTCCGCACGCGCTGCTGGAAGGCGCAGGACATCTGCGCCGAGCAGACGCCCGCACTGGAGCCGCGCCCGGGCAGCGACCACCCCAGCGCCTGCCACTTCGCGGAGGTCCGCGACGTGGTGAACGCCCAGTAG
- a CDS encoding ABC transporter ATP-binding protein, translating to MTEVLSEQVGRGSHSGALLEVDNLHVEFRTRAGVAKAVNGVTYSVDAGETLAVLGESGSGKSVTAQTIMGILDMPPGKITGGEIRFRGVDLLKLPDDQRRKIRGEGISMVFQDALSALNPVFPVGWQIAEMFRMHRGTSRADAKKKAIELMDRVRIPAARDRVNDFPHQFSGGMRQRIMIAMAIALDPEILIADEPTTALDVTVQAQIMGLLAELQRDSNMGLILITHDLGVVADVADKIAVMYGGRIVENAPVHDLYKNPAHPYSKGLLESIPRVDHKGQELYAIKGLPPNLLEMPTGCAFHPRCPYRRDNCVTDVPQLYTISGTRGSACHYWREVIDEGER from the coding sequence GTGACGGAAGTGCTTTCCGAGCAGGTGGGCAGAGGCTCACACAGCGGCGCCCTGCTGGAGGTGGACAACCTCCACGTGGAGTTCCGCACCCGGGCGGGCGTGGCCAAGGCCGTCAACGGCGTGACGTACAGCGTGGACGCCGGTGAGACGCTCGCCGTGCTGGGCGAGTCGGGTTCGGGCAAGAGCGTCACCGCCCAGACCATCATGGGCATCCTCGACATGCCCCCGGGCAAGATCACCGGTGGCGAGATCCGGTTCCGGGGCGTCGACCTGCTCAAGCTCCCGGACGACCAGCGCAGGAAGATCCGCGGAGAGGGCATCTCCATGGTCTTCCAGGACGCGCTGTCCGCGCTGAACCCGGTCTTCCCGGTCGGCTGGCAGATCGCCGAGATGTTCCGCATGCACCGCGGCACGTCGCGGGCGGACGCCAAGAAGAAGGCCATCGAGCTGATGGACCGGGTCAGGATCCCGGCCGCCAGGGACCGGGTCAACGACTTCCCGCACCAGTTCTCCGGCGGCATGCGGCAGCGCATCATGATCGCCATGGCGATCGCGCTCGACCCGGAGATCCTGATCGCCGACGAGCCGACCACCGCGCTCGACGTGACGGTCCAGGCACAGATCATGGGTCTGCTCGCGGAGCTGCAGCGCGACAGCAACATGGGCCTGATCCTGATCACCCACGACCTCGGCGTCGTCGCCGACGTCGCGGACAAGATCGCGGTCATGTACGGCGGGCGCATCGTGGAGAACGCCCCGGTTCACGACCTGTACAAGAACCCGGCCCACCCCTACTCGAAGGGGCTGCTGGAGTCCATCCCCAGGGTGGACCACAAGGGCCAGGAGCTCTACGCGATCAAGGGCCTGCCGCCCAACCTGCTGGAGATGCCGACGGGCTGCGCCTTCCACCCGCGCTGTCCGTACCGGCGGGACAACTGCGTGACCGACGTTCCCCAGCTGTACACGATCAGTGGCACCCGCGGCAGCGCCTGCCACTACTGGAGGGAGGTCATCGATGAAGGCGAACGCTGA
- a CDS encoding ABC transporter permease, translated as MSDPTVTQDLIKGADEPAASPVAVRGDRRSLWRDTWDILKRRKIFWVSLVMLILFLLMAAFPTLFTHKDPEYATLAKSMEGPSADAWFGYDLQGRDVWARTIYGARTSIIVGVLATLATILLGGLTGVLAAYFGRWIDAIVSRVGEMFLGLPYVLGAIIILGTVAPAQSNPGKAMIMAVVIIVLALLGWPILMRIARSAVIQAKHQDYVQAARALGAGPLRIIFRHLLPNSLAPILVYATITIGSYIGAEATLSLLGIGLRPPVISWGIAIADHASYMRTGAHALLFPAAFLSLCVLTFVMLGEAVRDALDPKLR; from the coding sequence ATGAGTGACCCGACCGTGACGCAAGACCTCATCAAGGGTGCGGACGAGCCGGCCGCGAGTCCGGTCGCGGTCCGGGGCGACAGGCGCAGCCTGTGGCGCGACACGTGGGACATCCTCAAGCGACGCAAGATCTTCTGGGTCTCGCTCGTGATGCTGATCCTGTTCCTCCTGATGGCGGCGTTCCCGACGCTGTTCACGCACAAGGACCCGGAGTACGCCACGCTCGCCAAGAGCATGGAGGGGCCGAGCGCGGACGCCTGGTTCGGCTACGACCTGCAGGGGCGGGACGTGTGGGCCAGGACGATCTACGGCGCCCGCACCTCGATCATCGTGGGTGTGCTGGCCACGCTGGCCACCATCCTGCTGGGCGGCCTGACGGGCGTGCTCGCGGCCTACTTCGGACGCTGGATCGACGCGATCGTCTCCCGTGTCGGCGAGATGTTCCTCGGCCTGCCGTACGTGCTGGGCGCGATCATCATCCTCGGCACCGTGGCGCCTGCCCAGTCGAACCCGGGCAAGGCGATGATCATGGCGGTCGTCATCATCGTGCTCGCCCTGCTGGGCTGGCCGATCCTGATGCGCATCGCCCGCTCCGCCGTCATCCAGGCCAAGCACCAGGACTACGTGCAGGCCGCGAGAGCGCTCGGGGCCGGGCCGCTGCGGATCATCTTCCGGCATCTGCTGCCCAACTCGCTGGCGCCGATCCTCGTGTACGCCACGATCACGATCGGCAGCTACATCGGCGCCGAGGCCACGCTGTCGCTGCTCGGCATCGGCCTGCGTCCGCCGGTCATCTCCTGGGGTATCGCGATCGCCGACCACGCGTCGTACATGCGGACCGGGGCGCACGCGCTGCTCTTCCCCGCGGCGTTCCTGTCCCTGTGCGTGCTGACCTTCGTCATGCTCGGCGAAGCCGTACGCGACGCCCTCGACCCGAAGCTTCGATGA
- a CDS encoding ABC transporter permease, with amino-acid sequence MGRYAIRRLLQLVPVVLGTTFIINYMVWQLPGDPFAGRCGQRPCPDSYVTAMREQFGLDQPILVQYWNFLKNLFTGNLGTDFNGVSVATQLGDAWPITIRLALMAVLFEAIIGIGAGVLSGLKRGGFVDNVVTVATLILLSLPIFVTGYLLQWILGVQFGVIEPTVSDAATVPELVVPALVLASLNMAFTARLTRTSIVENLRADYVRTAVAKGLSNRRVVGIHLLRNSLIPVLTFLGTEIGSLMSGAIITEGIFNIHGIGGLLWRAINGQDYTIVVPVATLLVLVYLVSNLLVDLLYGVLDPRIRYE; translated from the coding sequence ATGGGCCGATACGCGATCCGGCGCCTGCTGCAACTCGTGCCTGTCGTGCTGGGCACGACCTTCATCATCAACTACATGGTCTGGCAGCTCCCGGGCGACCCGTTCGCCGGGAGATGCGGCCAGCGGCCCTGTCCGGACAGCTATGTCACGGCCATGCGCGAGCAGTTCGGGCTGGACCAGCCCATTCTGGTGCAGTACTGGAACTTCCTGAAGAACCTGTTCACCGGCAACCTCGGCACCGACTTCAACGGCGTTTCCGTCGCGACCCAGCTCGGCGACGCCTGGCCGATCACCATCAGGCTCGCGCTGATGGCGGTGCTCTTCGAGGCGATCATCGGAATCGGCGCCGGCGTGCTGTCGGGGCTCAAGCGCGGCGGCTTCGTCGACAACGTGGTGACGGTCGCCACGCTGATCCTGCTGTCGCTGCCGATCTTCGTCACCGGTTATCTGCTGCAGTGGATCCTCGGCGTGCAGTTCGGCGTGATCGAGCCGACCGTGTCGGACGCGGCGACGGTCCCCGAGCTGGTCGTCCCGGCGCTCGTGCTGGCCAGCCTCAACATGGCCTTCACCGCGCGGCTCACCCGTACGAGCATCGTGGAGAACCTGCGCGCCGACTACGTGCGGACGGCCGTGGCCAAGGGACTGAGCAACCGGCGGGTGGTCGGGATCCACCTGCTGCGCAACTCGCTCATCCCGGTGCTGACGTTCCTCGGCACCGAGATCGGCTCGCTGATGTCCGGCGCGATCATCACCGAGGGCATCTTCAACATCCACGGCATCGGCGGCCTGTTGTGGCGGGCCATCAACGGTCAGGACTACACGATCGTGGTCCCCGTGGCCACGCTGCTCGTGCTCGTGTACCTGGTGTCCAACCTGCTCGTCGACCTCCTCTACGGCGTGCTCGACCCGAGGATCCGCTATGAGTGA
- a CDS encoding peptide ABC transporter substrate-binding protein yields the protein MTKGAKIATGTALLALGVAACGGGGGSSSGGGDNPRAATGTVYIRGCEPQTGFVPGNINETCGGTINDFVYSRLVKYNSDTAAPELDQAESIETTDNKVWTIKLKPGLKWTDGTPVTAKNYVDAWNYTAYSPNAQLGSFWFGDIEGFDKVNTADPDGPDGPKEAPKPETDKLKGLEVIDDLTFKVTLTAPVAVFRTKLGYSSFSALPDAFFKDPKGFAQKPVTNGPFKFVQWDHNSQIIVEANPDYPGPEKPKVKKIVYKMYKDDNAAYADLVSNNLDFTELIPPSALAGDKWKTDLGDRAIDGQQGVIQTITFPLYDKEFGGNADFRKAVSYAIDRKTITDKIFNKGRVPINGWVSPIVEGFKDGACGDLCTYDPAKAKEYLAKAKAEGYTPPAEFPIWSNADGTHKEWIEATVNSINQAFGADSGVKFVHKDMPTFAELRDTITQHKIKGAFRTGWQMDYPHIENFLNPLYKTGASSNDGLYSNKALDAKLHEADTATDPAQANALYQEAEAMLQQDMPAIPLWSYGLQAGTSKWVTGVKVTPFGVLDPLSIAIKEA from the coding sequence GTGACTAAGGGCGCGAAGATCGCCACCGGCACCGCGCTGCTTGCGCTCGGCGTCGCCGCGTGCGGCGGGGGCGGCGGGTCCAGTAGCGGCGGCGGGGACAACCCCCGGGCCGCGACCGGGACCGTCTACATCCGCGGTTGTGAGCCGCAGACCGGCTTCGTCCCCGGAAACATCAACGAGACCTGCGGTGGCACGATCAACGACTTCGTGTACAGCCGTCTCGTCAAGTACAACTCGGACACGGCCGCTCCCGAGCTCGACCAGGCGGAGTCGATCGAGACCACCGACAACAAGGTGTGGACGATCAAGCTCAAGCCCGGCCTGAAGTGGACCGACGGCACGCCGGTCACCGCGAAGAACTACGTCGACGCGTGGAACTACACCGCGTACTCGCCGAACGCTCAGCTCGGCAGCTTCTGGTTCGGTGACATCGAGGGCTTCGACAAGGTCAACACCGCCGACCCGGACGGCCCCGACGGCCCGAAGGAGGCCCCCAAGCCGGAGACCGACAAGCTGAAGGGCCTCGAGGTCATCGACGACCTCACCTTCAAGGTCACGCTGACCGCGCCCGTCGCCGTGTTCCGCACCAAGCTGGGGTACTCGTCGTTCTCGGCGCTGCCCGACGCCTTCTTCAAGGACCCGAAGGGCTTCGCGCAGAAGCCGGTCACCAACGGTCCGTTCAAGTTCGTCCAGTGGGACCACAACTCGCAGATCATCGTCGAGGCGAACCCCGACTACCCCGGGCCGGAGAAGCCCAAGGTCAAGAAGATCGTCTACAAGATGTACAAGGACGACAACGCGGCCTACGCGGACCTGGTCTCCAACAACCTCGACTTCACCGAGCTGATCCCGCCGTCGGCGCTCGCCGGCGACAAGTGGAAGACCGACCTCGGCGACCGCGCGATCGACGGCCAGCAGGGCGTCATCCAGACGATCACCTTCCCGCTGTACGACAAGGAGTTCGGCGGCAACGCGGACTTCCGCAAGGCCGTGTCGTACGCGATCGACCGGAAGACGATCACCGACAAGATCTTCAACAAGGGCCGTGTGCCGATCAACGGCTGGGTCTCGCCGATCGTCGAGGGCTTCAAGGACGGCGCCTGCGGCGACCTGTGCACCTACGACCCCGCCAAGGCGAAGGAGTACCTCGCCAAGGCCAAGGCCGAGGGTTACACCCCGCCGGCCGAGTTCCCGATCTGGTCCAACGCCGACGGCACTCACAAGGAGTGGATCGAGGCCACGGTCAACAGCATCAACCAGGCCTTCGGCGCCGACTCCGGCGTGAAGTTCGTGCACAAGGACATGCCCACCTTCGCCGAGCTGCGTGACACCATCACCCAGCACAAGATCAAGGGCGCGTTCCGCACCGGCTGGCAGATGGACTACCCCCACATCGAGAACTTCCTGAACCCGCTGTACAAGACCGGCGCTTCGTCCAATGACGGTCTCTACAGCAACAAGGCTCTCGACGCGAAGCTCCACGAGGCCGACACCGCCACCGATCCGGCCCAGGCCAACGCCCTCTACCAGGAGGCCGAGGCTATGCTGCAGCAGGACATGCCCGCTATTCCGCTGTGGTCGTACGGTCTGCAGGCCGGCACCTCCAAGTGGGTGACCGGCGTGAAGGTCACTCCCTTCGGCGTGCTCGACCCGCTGTCGATCGCGATCAAGGAAGCGTAG
- a CDS encoding ABC transporter permease, whose product MSQPESALAEAQGGGRAPESLAALAERHGLRRAIARPSMPAYLRQLWDRRHFILTYATSRNVSKYSESMLGQLWQVLTPLLNAAVYWLMFGVILGQSKKIENYPAFLITGVMVFTFTQRTVISGAKSISSNLSLIRALHFPRAALPLAYVIQELQQLGYSMAVLLLLVLVTGEPVSLLWLLIPVVLLMQLVFNIGTGMFMARLGAFMRDMNQLLPFITRTWLYASGVFYAIDDRTKDLPDFLRWALEFNPAAAYIEFMRDLLIYQRFPERWAWVTCIFWAVFALIVGFWYFWRAEERYGRG is encoded by the coding sequence ATGAGCCAGCCGGAATCCGCGCTCGCGGAGGCCCAGGGTGGCGGCCGAGCCCCGGAGTCGCTGGCCGCGCTTGCCGAGCGTCACGGACTACGACGCGCCATCGCACGCCCCAGCATGCCCGCCTACCTGCGCCAACTGTGGGACCGGCGGCACTTCATCCTCACGTACGCCACCTCGCGCAACGTCTCCAAGTATTCCGAGTCGATGCTCGGCCAGCTCTGGCAGGTGCTGACCCCGCTGCTCAACGCCGCGGTGTACTGGCTGATGTTCGGCGTCATCCTCGGGCAGAGCAAGAAGATCGAGAACTACCCGGCCTTCCTCATCACCGGCGTCATGGTCTTCACCTTCACCCAGCGCACGGTGATCAGCGGGGCCAAGTCCATCTCGTCGAACCTCTCCCTGATCCGGGCGCTGCACTTTCCCCGGGCCGCCCTCCCCCTGGCGTACGTCATCCAGGAGCTCCAGCAGCTCGGCTACTCCATGGCCGTGCTCCTCCTCCTGGTGCTCGTCACCGGAGAGCCGGTGAGCCTGCTCTGGCTGCTGATCCCCGTGGTGCTGCTCATGCAGCTCGTCTTCAACATCGGCACCGGCATGTTCATGGCCCGCCTCGGCGCGTTCATGCGGGACATGAACCAGCTCCTGCCGTTCATCACGCGCACCTGGCTGTACGCCTCCGGCGTCTTCTACGCGATCGACGATCGCACCAAGGACCTGCCGGACTTCCTCCGGTGGGCGCTGGAGTTCAACCCGGCCGCCGCGTACATCGAGTTCATGCGCGATCTGCTGATCTACCAGCGGTTCCCCGAGCGCTGGGCGTGGGTGACTTGCATATTCTGGGCAGTGTTCGCGCTGATCGTCGGCTTCTGGTACTTCTGGCGGGCCGAGGAGAGGTACGGCCGTGGCTGA
- a CDS encoding ABC transporter ATP-binding protein, producing MAPQTSETQNHETQNPKAGTPTVIVDDLHIVYKVYGSASDAEKGNAASALMRILRRQGRPQMKEVHAVKGVSFVAHHGDAIGIIGRNGSGKSTLLRAIAGLLPPHKGAVYTNGQPSLLGVNAALMKELTGERNIILGCYAMGMTPSEVREKYDEIVDFSGIGDFVQFPMSTYSSGMGARLRFAISSAKTHDVLLIDEALATGDREFKKKSQQRIKQMRDAAGTVFLVAHNLDVIEETCNRVIWLHKGKIRMEGDPQEVLEAYNKA from the coding sequence GTGGCGCCCCAAACTTCTGAGACGCAGAACCACGAGACGCAGAACCCCAAGGCCGGGACCCCGACCGTCATCGTCGACGACCTCCACATCGTCTACAAGGTGTACGGCTCGGCCAGCGACGCCGAGAAGGGCAACGCGGCCAGCGCGCTCATGCGCATCCTGCGGCGGCAGGGCCGGCCGCAGATGAAGGAGGTCCACGCCGTCAAGGGCGTGAGCTTCGTCGCCCACCACGGCGACGCCATCGGCATCATCGGCCGCAACGGCTCGGGCAAGTCGACCCTGCTGCGCGCGATCGCCGGCCTCCTGCCCCCGCACAAGGGCGCCGTCTACACCAACGGCCAGCCGTCCCTCCTCGGCGTCAACGCGGCCCTCATGAAGGAGCTGACGGGCGAGCGCAACATCATCCTCGGCTGCTACGCGATGGGCATGACGCCGAGCGAGGTGCGCGAGAAGTACGACGAGATCGTCGACTTCTCCGGCATCGGAGACTTCGTCCAGTTCCCCATGTCGACGTACTCGTCCGGCATGGGAGCCCGGCTGCGCTTCGCCATCTCCTCGGCCAAGACGCACGACGTGCTTCTCATCGACGAGGCGCTCGCGACGGGTGACCGCGAGTTCAAGAAGAAGAGCCAGCAGCGCATCAAGCAGATGCGCGACGCGGCCGGCACGGTCTTCCTGGTCGCCCACAACCTCGACGTGATCGAGGAGACGTGCAACCGGGTGATCTGGTTGCACAAGGGAAAGATCAGAATGGAAGGCGACCCCCAGGAGGTCCTGGAGGCGTACAACAAGGCCTGA